A single Methanospirillum lacunae DNA region contains:
- a CDS encoding class I SAM-dependent methyltransferase, with protein MNDEKRDFDSEALTRDKEPARVKLSNDVVQAICGLISLTSDMNVLDFGCGTGLLTLQIQPFVRSITGIDSSQGMLNVLDAKISKLGITNVRTHLFDIIRGVLPFGEFDLVVSSMTFHHIKDVSLLLKAMAGVIHSSGQIVIIDLDPDDGKFHDSNEGVFHFGFERSIMKKLLEEAGYDSIREKTAASMQRVSPTGETRGFSIFIMVGRKST; from the coding sequence ATGAATGATGAAAAGAGAGATTTTGATTCTGAAGCTTTGACCAGGGATAAGGAACCTGCTCGGGTGAAACTGTCAAACGATGTGGTACAGGCGATCTGTGGGCTCATTTCCCTAACCTCGGATATGAATGTGCTGGACTTTGGGTGTGGAACAGGCCTGCTGACCCTTCAAATCCAGCCATTTGTAAGGAGCATTACAGGCATTGATAGTTCACAGGGAATGCTCAATGTACTTGATGCGAAGATATCAAAACTGGGCATCACAAATGTCAGAACCCATCTCTTTGATATTATCCGGGGGGTGCTGCCTTTTGGCGAATTCGACCTTGTTGTCAGTAGTATGACATTTCACCATATCAAAGATGTATCATTACTCCTCAAAGCAATGGCAGGAGTTATCCATTCATCCGGTCAGATTGTCATAATTGACCTTGATCCTGATGATGGCAAATTCCATGATTCAAATGAGGGCGTATTTCACTTTGGATTTGAACGGTCTATCATGAAGAAACTTCTGGAAGAGGCTGGATATGATTCTATAAGAGAGAAGACCGCTGCATCAATGCAACGGGTGTCGCCTACAGGAGAGACACGTGGTTTTTCGATTTTTATTATGGTCGGAAGAAAATCTACATAA
- a CDS encoding pyridoxamine 5'-phosphate oxidase family protein yields MDPMKIPKQSKDEYDELIKRQFVSRIAFIGPDNPYIAPFMYVFDGKYLYFLSSRYGRKMKYMQMNSRVSVEIEEYSSDLSTFRFVSLQGFLEEVLNEEQIMKVKGMFVEMIQKNSLSSHILTAFGYSADDDPMVITRENRCALWKLKGVTDIVALKNG; encoded by the coding sequence ATGGACCCGATGAAAATTCCAAAACAATCTAAAGATGAGTATGATGAACTGATAAAAAGGCAGTTTGTCTCAAGGATTGCTTTTATCGGACCAGATAATCCGTATATCGCTCCATTCATGTATGTCTTTGACGGTAAGTATCTTTATTTCCTCTCTTCCCGATACGGAAGGAAGATGAAATACATGCAGATGAATTCTCGTGTATCTGTCGAGATAGAAGAATATTCATCTGACCTCTCGACATTCAGGTTTGTAAGTCTGCAGGGATTTCTTGAGGAAGTACTTAATGAGGAACAGATCATGAAGGTGAAAGGGATGTTTGTAGAGATGATACAAAAAAACAGTCTTTCATCTCATATCCTCACTGCTTTTGGGTATTCAGCAGACGATGATCCAATGGTTATTACCCGAGAGAATCGGTGTGCACTCTGGAAACTTAAAGGAGTTACAGATATTGTTGCTTTGAAGAATGGGTAA
- a CDS encoding ABC transporter permease — MKNIIFAMALRNVKINYLRSILAALGITIGIISIASMGMLGTNMTFSVKDSLSSMADKLTVNPYSGKGGGGGAPGGGGSTDNLTKTQYKNIVKIADQYGYAYGVHSIRAKVKKGKDEWSTTIYGLETPAMKRVLENLSEGGYPSSDGSVLIGATFASDNSLGLGSKFTVSGQGLKVAGIIAARGMSMDLNTDSAVVMTKSKYESMFGATDEYNQVNIILDNIDDSSAAVEAINKQMNRREEVVRVQDSSRFVTMISSSVTTITSFASLIAGISLLVAAVSIFNIMMMSVTERIREIGVLRSIGTQKKEILMIFLYEATLIGVIGALAGMAFSLLIGYVFIQIMVGSTKYFFTVDSLIHLPYAMAIGLVICIVSGIYPAWRGANMDPIEALRAD; from the coding sequence ATGAAGAATATCATCTTTGCGATGGCTTTGAGAAATGTTAAAATTAATTATCTCAGATCCATCCTTGCTGCATTAGGTATTACAATCGGAATCATCTCCATCGCCTCCATGGGCATGTTGGGGACAAATATGACATTTTCAGTGAAGGATTCCCTCTCCTCGATGGCTGATAAACTTACAGTCAATCCATACAGCGGAAAAGGAGGAGGTGGAGGTGCCCCTGGCGGTGGCGGGTCTACAGACAATCTTACAAAAACCCAGTATAAAAATATCGTTAAAATTGCTGATCAATACGGGTACGCATATGGAGTGCATTCTATCCGTGCTAAAGTTAAGAAAGGCAAAGATGAATGGAGTACTACGATATATGGCCTTGAAACCCCGGCTATGAAAAGGGTACTGGAAAACCTATCTGAAGGTGGTTATCCCAGTAGTGATGGCTCTGTGTTAATTGGTGCAACCTTTGCTTCTGATAATAGCCTTGGGCTTGGAAGTAAATTTACAGTTTCCGGCCAGGGGTTAAAGGTAGCAGGAATCATTGCTGCTCGTGGTATGTCCATGGATCTGAACACAGATAGTGCTGTTGTTATGACGAAATCCAAGTATGAATCTATGTTCGGTGCTACCGATGAGTACAACCAGGTCAATATTATTCTCGATAATATTGATGACTCATCCGCTGCAGTAGAAGCAATTAATAAACAGATGAATCGCAGGGAAGAGGTAGTAAGAGTTCAGGATAGCAGTCGTTTTGTAACAATGATATCTTCATCGGTTACAACGATTACCAGTTTTGCCTCGCTCATCGCCGGAATTTCTCTCCTAGTGGCAGCGGTCTCAATCTTCAACATCATGATGATGTCTGTGACTGAACGAATCAGGGAGATTGGAGTTCTTCGAAGTATCGGCACTCAAAAGAAAGAGATTCTCATGATTTTTCTTTATGAGGCTACCCTCATTGGAGTGATTGGAGCTTTGGCAGGAATGGCATTCAGCCTGTTAATAGGATATGTTTTTATACAAATCATGGTGGGTAGTACTAAGTACTTCTTCACGGTTGACAGTCTCATCCATCTTCCCTATGCTATGGCTATAGGTCTGGTGATCTGTATTGTATCTGGTATATATCCGGCATGGAGAGGTGCAAATATGGATCCGATTGAGGCACTTCGTGCAGATTAG
- a CDS encoding DUF1847 domain-containing protein, with protein MQNQFFDCSTCHRQACYTSTPEDGPDYCPSKTKRESIDQAVHLYQDHPDVRKMAIAAAKTEGRSYMKWTRVEDTIDFAREMGYKKIGIATCLGLIEENRTLHKILTVHGFFVVSVCCKCGAIPKEDIGLLDSEKAKPGTFEPICNPIAQAKILEEAGTDLNILLGLCVGHDTLFTRYSKAPVTTLVAKDRITCHNPNAVLHTTTFYYGRLLQP; from the coding sequence ATGCAAAACCAGTTTTTTGATTGCAGCACCTGCCACCGGCAGGCATGCTATACTTCAACGCCAGAAGATGGTCCGGATTATTGTCCATCAAAGACAAAACGTGAATCCATCGATCAAGCAGTGCATCTATATCAGGATCATCCTGATGTCCGGAAGATGGCGATTGCTGCAGCAAAGACCGAAGGAAGGAGTTATATGAAGTGGACCCGGGTCGAAGACACCATTGATTTTGCCCGGGAGATGGGATACAAAAAAATTGGAATTGCAACATGTCTTGGCCTGATAGAGGAGAATAGGACTCTACACAAAATTCTTACTGTTCATGGTTTTTTTGTGGTATCTGTCTGCTGCAAATGCGGGGCAATTCCCAAAGAAGATATTGGGCTTTTAGATAGTGAAAAAGCAAAGCCTGGAACTTTTGAACCTATCTGTAATCCTATTGCCCAGGCAAAAATTCTCGAAGAAGCCGGGACAGATCTGAATATCCTGCTCGGGCTCTGTGTCGGGCATGATACACTCTTTACCCGGTATTCGAAAGCACCAGTAACAACACTTGTAGCAAAAGATCGTATTACCTGCCACAATCCAAACGCCGTCCTCCATACTACGACTTTTTATTATGGTAGGTTGCTTCAGCCTTAA
- a CDS encoding COG1361 S-layer family protein produces MIQRSTWVSRLSSKAVCATFGLLLILLICTPCCLAIATNETIDAAGKVTVTDAVIEPSVLMTGDVGLLTVTVENTGTSNVVISDARLISKELTVLNPETYQSTRTIGAGTKMQFSFSIVANQPENIYYPAFYLNYQDAGSLRYNIPVRVETPELQLFVSGIPQNYAKGVKSSITLHVGNAKSVNMTGISIIPSGDGIQCNQTSFFIGDLYPHSEKSVIFDVTPSETANLNFNVTYSCGMNSHQTSYSVPITLGTDKLAAEPLINNIEVGTESGQTTLSGDVSNAGISDAYGVVVSLESAVGENGNPNEKYAIGTITAGDYESFDLKIPSGLKTVPVVIQYKDSSGNQFSKPLTLDMEKISGGTQGSTINGAGMPQGGAPPGAGGMPSGVSSGSSSSSRSGSSSSSRTGVNPMNPLSGMGQGMSGVPVMEILYGIIILIIVIVIWVLWKRKMKGRKISINAK; encoded by the coding sequence GTGATTCAGAGATCAACGTGGGTATCCAGATTATCATCTAAAGCAGTATGCGCAACTTTTGGATTATTATTAATACTCCTGATCTGTACTCCGTGTTGTCTTGCTATTGCTACAAATGAAACCATTGATGCAGCCGGGAAGGTGACAGTTACTGACGCGGTTATTGAACCTTCAGTTTTGATGACCGGTGATGTCGGCCTTCTAACAGTTACAGTTGAAAATACTGGCACAAGTAATGTCGTTATCAGCGATGCACGTCTTATATCAAAGGAATTGACTGTCCTGAATCCTGAAACCTACCAGAGTACACGTACAATTGGTGCCGGGACCAAGATGCAGTTCTCCTTCTCGATTGTGGCAAACCAGCCTGAAAATATATACTATCCTGCGTTTTATCTCAATTATCAGGATGCAGGAAGTTTAAGATACAATATTCCTGTCCGGGTGGAAACTCCTGAACTACAACTCTTTGTATCAGGAATCCCTCAGAACTATGCAAAAGGGGTTAAAAGTTCAATTACCCTGCATGTTGGAAATGCGAAAAGCGTCAACATGACCGGTATATCCATTATCCCTTCAGGTGATGGAATCCAGTGCAATCAGACATCTTTCTTTATCGGTGATCTGTATCCACACTCTGAAAAATCAGTAATCTTTGATGTTACTCCATCAGAGACTGCAAACCTGAACTTTAATGTTACATACTCTTGTGGGATGAACTCACACCAAACCTCTTACTCTGTGCCAATTACCCTTGGAACTGATAAACTCGCAGCTGAACCACTTATCAATAATATCGAAGTGGGAACAGAGTCTGGGCAGACAACACTCTCTGGTGATGTCTCAAATGCCGGTATATCTGATGCTTATGGAGTAGTAGTTTCATTGGAGAGTGCTGTAGGAGAGAATGGGAATCCAAATGAAAAGTATGCCATTGGAACCATCACTGCCGGTGACTATGAGAGTTTTGATCTCAAGATCCCATCCGGCTTAAAAACAGTTCCAGTAGTAATCCAGTACAAGGATTCGTCAGGAAACCAGTTTTCAAAACCTCTCACTCTTGATATGGAAAAGATCTCTGGTGGAACTCAAGGATCTACAATAAATGGTGCAGGAATGCCACAAGGAGGGGCTCCGCCTGGGGCGGGAGGAATGCCATCTGGTGTATCGTCCGGTAGTTCCTCAAGCAGCAGGAGTGGTAGTTCTTCTTCATCACGGACCGGTGTAAATCCAATGAATCCCCTATCCGGAATGGGTCAGGGTATGAGCGGGGTTCCGGTTATGGAGATCCTCTATGGCATTATCATCCTCATCATTGTCATTGTCATCTGGGTGCTCTGGAAACGGAAGATGAAAGGGCGGAAAATTTCAATAAATGCAAAATAA
- a CDS encoding ABC transporter ATP-binding protein, whose protein sequence is MAEDEIVVRLTDVSKIYPLPSGDVIALDHISLTIKKGEFVAIIGPSGSGKSTLLNQLGCLDVPTQGDLEIGGKLVRDMTDYELTDLRLVTIGFIFQKFNLLPLLSAYENVEYPYTLKYRKKDTTGRVSKLLAMVGINEDRARHKPPELSGGQQQRVAIARALVNNPKILLCDEPTGNLDSKTGILVMSMLRKLNEKGKTLIIVTHDPGIAEQADRIITIRDGRVV, encoded by the coding sequence ATGGCGGAAGATGAGATCGTCGTCCGATTAACTGATGTAAGCAAGATTTATCCCCTCCCATCCGGAGATGTGATCGCTCTCGATCACATCTCCCTCACTATTAAGAAAGGGGAATTTGTTGCGATAATTGGGCCATCCGGGTCTGGAAAATCAACCCTACTTAATCAGCTCGGATGTCTTGATGTGCCAACGCAGGGTGACCTTGAGATCGGGGGAAAATTAGTACGGGATATGACTGATTATGAACTCACTGATCTTCGTCTGGTTACAATCGGGTTCATTTTTCAGAAATTCAATCTCCTCCCACTTCTTTCTGCATATGAGAATGTAGAGTACCCATATACGCTAAAATATCGCAAAAAAGACACAACCGGAAGGGTTTCCAAGCTTCTTGCGATGGTTGGGATCAATGAGGATCGTGCGAGGCATAAACCACCAGAACTATCAGGTGGGCAGCAGCAGCGGGTTGCAATTGCCAGGGCCCTTGTAAATAATCCTAAAATTCTCCTTTGCGATGAACCGACTGGAAACCTCGATTCCAAAACTGGTATTCTGGTAATGAGTATGCTTAGAAAACTCAATGAAAAAGGAAAAACCCTGATCATTGTAACTCATGACCCGGGAATTGCTGAACAGGCAGATCGGATTATTACCATCAGAGACGGGAGAGTTGTGTAG